One Kitasatospora viridis genomic region harbors:
- a CDS encoding S53 family peptidase, whose product MRSKHVGLVLLASATAVAATSAFLPTGSAAPAGAAALRIGPRPAIAGHLRTVDATAPSSTADCQDRYGSDCYGPAQYRAAYDLQPLYDQGIDGSGRTIVIVDSFGSPTVQHDLEVFDRQYGLPDTQVEVVKWGDVPTFDPKVKDQVEWAGETTLDVEYAHAVAPGAHLLLVETGTSEAEGTAGFPEMMDAVKSLAAQGRGDVVSFSLGATEDSFAEEAGRPGDYHLLNDLRYGLQAADAQQTTVLAAAGDAGATDRKLDGKTFFPNPQVGWPASDPLVTAVGGTRMYLDDDGNRLQPDEVWNDGDGGATGGGTSRVFARPSYQDGVAGVTGDHRGLPDISMSASPKGGAWIYGSYDPAHTGWEVTGGTSQATPMMAGITAMADQAAGTRLGALGPRLYQLAQTQDADHPHGIVDVTSGDNSANGVTGYQAGPGYNLATGWGTLDGYQLVKSLSGRDDL is encoded by the coding sequence GTGCGTTCCAAGCACGTCGGCCTGGTCCTGCTCGCCTCCGCCACCGCGGTGGCTGCCACCTCGGCCTTCCTGCCGACCGGCTCCGCCGCGCCGGCCGGCGCCGCGGCCCTGCGAATAGGCCCGCGCCCGGCCATCGCCGGCCACCTGCGCACGGTCGACGCGACGGCCCCGTCCTCGACCGCCGACTGCCAGGACCGCTACGGCAGCGACTGCTACGGCCCCGCCCAGTACCGCGCCGCCTACGACCTGCAGCCGCTCTACGACCAGGGCATCGACGGCAGCGGCCGCACGATCGTGATCGTCGACTCCTTCGGCTCGCCGACCGTCCAGCACGACCTGGAGGTCTTCGACCGCCAGTACGGCCTGCCGGACACCCAGGTCGAGGTGGTCAAGTGGGGCGACGTGCCGACCTTCGACCCCAAGGTCAAGGACCAGGTCGAGTGGGCCGGCGAGACCACCCTGGACGTCGAGTACGCCCACGCGGTGGCACCCGGCGCGCACCTGCTGCTGGTGGAGACCGGCACCTCGGAGGCCGAGGGCACGGCCGGCTTCCCCGAGATGATGGACGCCGTCAAGTCGCTGGCCGCGCAGGGCCGGGGCGACGTGGTCAGCTTCAGCCTGGGCGCCACCGAGGACAGCTTCGCCGAGGAGGCCGGCCGCCCCGGTGACTACCACCTGCTGAACGACCTGCGCTACGGCCTGCAGGCCGCCGACGCCCAGCAGACCACCGTGCTGGCCGCCGCCGGCGACGCCGGAGCCACCGACCGCAAGCTCGACGGCAAGACCTTCTTCCCGAACCCGCAGGTCGGTTGGCCGGCCTCCGACCCGCTGGTCACCGCGGTCGGCGGCACCCGGATGTACCTGGACGACGACGGCAACCGCCTGCAGCCCGACGAGGTGTGGAACGACGGGGACGGCGGCGCCACCGGCGGCGGCACCTCCCGGGTCTTCGCCCGCCCCTCCTACCAGGACGGCGTGGCCGGGGTGACCGGCGACCACCGTGGCCTGCCCGACATCAGCATGAGCGCCTCCCCCAAGGGCGGCGCCTGGATCTACGGCAGCTACGACCCGGCGCACACCGGCTGGGAGGTCACCGGCGGCACCAGCCAGGCCACGCCGATGATGGCCGGGATCACCGCGATGGCCGACCAGGCCGCCGGCACCCGGCTGGGCGCGCTGGGCCCGCGCCTCTACCAGCTGGCGCAGACCCAGGACGCCGACCACCCGCACGGGATCGTCGACGTGACCAGCGGCGACAACAGCGCCAACGGCGTCACCGGCTACCAGGCCGGCCCGGGCTACAACCTCGCCACCGGCTGGGGCACCCTCGACGGCTACCAGCTCGTCAAGTCGCTCAGCGGGCGCGACGACCTGTAG
- a CDS encoding DUF2461 domain-containing protein produces MTFEGWQDEALEFYERLEHDNSKTFWTEHREVYERAVREPMEALLEQLEPEFGPGKVFRPNRDVRFSADKTPYKTHIGAHLRTGGYIQLSADGLACGNGMYRLAPDQLDRYRLAVAEDVTGAELERVIARVVAAGPEVTGRDPLKTAPRGYSKDHARIALLRNKGLVAWQEWEPADWLGTSAAYPRITDFLRASQPLKDWLDGHVGPSELPPR; encoded by the coding sequence GTGACCTTCGAAGGCTGGCAGGACGAGGCGCTGGAGTTCTACGAGCGCCTGGAGCACGACAACTCGAAGACCTTCTGGACCGAGCACCGGGAGGTCTACGAGCGGGCGGTGCGGGAGCCGATGGAGGCGCTGCTGGAGCAGCTGGAGCCGGAGTTCGGGCCGGGGAAGGTCTTCCGGCCCAACCGCGACGTCCGGTTCAGCGCGGACAAGACCCCGTACAAGACCCACATCGGCGCCCACCTGCGCACCGGCGGCTACATCCAGCTCTCCGCCGACGGGCTGGCCTGCGGCAACGGCATGTACCGGCTGGCCCCCGACCAGTTGGACCGCTATCGCCTCGCGGTGGCCGAGGACGTGACCGGCGCCGAGCTGGAGCGGGTGATCGCCCGGGTCGTCGCGGCCGGCCCCGAGGTCACCGGGCGCGACCCGCTGAAGACGGCCCCGCGCGGCTACTCCAAGGACCACGCGCGGATCGCGCTGCTGCGCAACAAGGGGCTGGTGGCGTGGCAGGAGTGGGAGCCGGCGGACTGGCTCGGCACCTCCGCGGCCTACCCCCGCATCACTGACTTCCTGCGCGCCTCCCAGCCGCTGAAGGACTGGCTGGACGGCCACGTCGGGCCCAGCGAGCTCCCGCCGCGCTGA
- a CDS encoding MOSC domain-containing protein, whose translation MRGAGGMTVERIWRYPIKSTGGELLDRVAVDGRGLAGDRLHAVRDAAGGIGSGKTTRRFRRMPGLLRLRSRYPGGLVTEPPELLDPAGVPVPDPTAYLRGYLGRDDVELAAEGAVSHFDQLPLSLLTTATLDWVRAAVPGVPVDERRFRPNLLIRTPPGTPPFVEDSWIGAAARIGDAVRLTVERSSDRCAMANEAQQDLPHSPRILQVLAHAHDMRLDALATVAHPGTVRVGDRFAVDLGAVPVSDPRSTVVR comes from the coding sequence ATGCGCGGCGCGGGCGGGATGACGGTCGAACGGATCTGGCGCTACCCCATCAAGTCCACCGGGGGCGAGCTGCTGGATCGCGTCGCCGTCGACGGCCGCGGCCTCGCCGGCGACCGCCTGCACGCGGTGCGCGACGCCGCCGGCGGGATCGGTTCCGGCAAGACCACCCGCCGGTTCCGCCGGATGCCGGGCCTGCTGCGACTGCGCTCCCGCTACCCCGGCGGCCTGGTCACCGAGCCGCCGGAGCTGCTGGACCCGGCCGGCGTCCCCGTCCCGGACCCGACCGCCTACCTGCGCGGCTACCTGGGCCGCGACGACGTCGAGTTGGCCGCCGAGGGGGCCGTCTCGCACTTCGACCAGCTCCCGCTCAGCCTGCTGACCACGGCGACCCTCGACTGGGTCCGCGCCGCCGTCCCCGGCGTCCCGGTCGACGAGCGCCGCTTCCGCCCGAACCTGCTGATCCGCACGCCCCCGGGCACGCCGCCCTTCGTCGAGGACAGTTGGATCGGCGCCGCCGCCCGGATCGGCGACGCCGTGCGGCTCACCGTCGAGCGCTCCAGCGATCGGTGCGCGATGGCCAACGAGGCCCAGCAGGACCTCCCCCACTCCCCCAGGATCCTCCAAGTCCTCGCCCACGCCCACGACATGCGCCTGGACGCCCTGGCCACGGTCGCCCACCCGGGCACCGTCCGGGTCGGCGACCGGTTCGCGGTCGACCTCGGGGCGGTGCCGGTGTCAGACCCCCGCTCTACGGTGGTGCGATGA
- a CDS encoding Type 1 glutamine amidotransferase-like domain-containing protein, which produces MKLLLTDSGVKNASILAALVELLGKPIAEATALCIPTAGYGGPYGGPGGPWRFVSGRAPSPMTGLGWKSVGLLELTALPSIDKELWVSWVRETDVLLVNGGDALYLSHWMRESGLADLLPSLHDKVYVGLSAGSMVLTPRIGEAFVGWKSPTGDDRTLGVVDFSIFPHLDHPDCPENTMAEAERWAATEITGPAYAIDDQTAIKVVDGEVEIVSEGHWRPFNQPS; this is translated from the coding sequence ATGAAGCTTCTCCTCACCGACTCCGGTGTCAAGAACGCCAGCATCCTCGCGGCCCTGGTCGAACTCCTCGGCAAGCCCATCGCCGAGGCCACCGCACTGTGCATCCCCACCGCCGGGTACGGCGGCCCGTACGGCGGCCCGGGCGGACCCTGGCGGTTCGTCAGCGGCCGGGCCCCGAGCCCCATGACCGGCCTGGGGTGGAAGTCGGTGGGCCTGCTGGAGCTCACCGCGCTGCCCAGCATCGACAAGGAGCTCTGGGTCTCCTGGGTCCGGGAGACGGACGTCCTGCTGGTGAACGGCGGGGACGCGCTGTACCTGAGCCACTGGATGCGGGAGTCCGGACTCGCCGACCTCCTCCCGTCGCTGCACGACAAGGTCTACGTCGGACTCAGCGCCGGGAGCATGGTCCTGACGCCCCGCATCGGGGAGGCCTTTGTCGGCTGGAAGTCGCCCACCGGTGACGACCGCACGCTGGGAGTCGTCGACTTCTCCATCTTCCCGCACCTCGACCACCCGGACTGCCCGGAGAACACCATGGCCGAGGCGGAGCGGTGGGCCGCCACCGAGATCACGGGCCCGGCGTACGCCATCGACGACCAGACCGCCATCAAGGTGGTCGACGGCGAGGTCGAGATCGTCTCCGAGGGACACTGGCGGCCGTTCAACCAGCCGTCCTGA
- a CDS encoding alkaline phosphatase family protein, whose product MRVPRLAGAAAVLGLLCGLSTSVAAATPASAAGPALPRPDHVVVVMFENTSESSILGNSQAPYFNQLANTGANFTDSSAIEHPSQPNYLDLFSGSDEGVTDDSCPQTFSTDNEAAELAAKGLSFTGYAEDLPTDLSTCTSGEYARKHVPWVNFTNVPASDSKPFSAFPTDYSQLPTVSWVIPNLCDDIHDCSIATGDTWLKNNLDGYVQWAKTHNSLLITTFDENDGTAGNQIATFFDGQPVKPGNYGEAIDHFSVLRTIEDMYGLSYAGAAAQATPITDVWNGGGTTGSVSVTAPGNQTGTVGAAASLQLRASDTAGGTLGWSASGLPAGLSISQSGLITGTPTAAGTSSVTVTATDSTGPSSTATFSWTVNPAGGGGCTPAQLLGNPGFETGSAAPWSSTSGVVNGDLNSEPAHSGNYDAWLDGYGSAHTDTLAQTVTIPANCTASLSFWLHIDTQQTDGTAHDTLTLQAGSTTLRTWSNLDANTGYAQQTLDLSAYAGQSVTLTFTGTQDGAAQTSFVIDDTALNIS is encoded by the coding sequence ATGCGCGTACCCCGCCTCGCCGGCGCCGCCGCCGTGCTCGGCCTACTCTGCGGCCTCAGCACCTCGGTCGCCGCCGCCACCCCCGCGTCGGCCGCCGGCCCCGCCCTGCCCCGGCCCGACCACGTCGTGGTGGTGATGTTCGAGAACACCTCGGAGAGCTCCATCCTCGGCAACTCGCAGGCCCCCTACTTCAACCAACTGGCCAACACCGGCGCGAACTTCACCGACTCCTCGGCGATCGAGCACCCCAGCCAGCCGAACTACCTGGACCTGTTCTCCGGCTCCGACGAGGGCGTGACCGACGACTCCTGCCCGCAGACCTTCAGCACCGACAACGAGGCCGCCGAACTGGCCGCCAAGGGCCTGAGCTTCACCGGCTACGCCGAGGACCTGCCCACGGACCTGAGCACCTGCACCTCGGGCGAGTACGCGCGCAAGCACGTGCCGTGGGTGAACTTCACCAACGTCCCGGCCTCGGACAGCAAGCCGTTCAGCGCCTTCCCCACCGACTACTCCCAACTGCCCACCGTCTCCTGGGTGATCCCGAACCTGTGCGACGACATCCACGACTGCTCGATCGCCACCGGTGACACCTGGCTGAAGAACAACCTGGACGGCTACGTCCAGTGGGCCAAGACCCACAACAGCCTGCTGATCACCACCTTCGACGAGAACGACGGCACGGCCGGCAACCAGATCGCCACCTTCTTCGACGGCCAGCCGGTCAAGCCCGGCAACTACGGCGAGGCGATCGACCACTTCAGCGTGCTGCGCACCATCGAGGACATGTACGGCCTGTCCTACGCGGGCGCCGCCGCCCAGGCCACCCCGATCACCGACGTGTGGAACGGCGGGGGCACCACCGGCAGCGTCTCGGTCACCGCCCCCGGCAACCAGACCGGCACCGTCGGCGCCGCCGCCTCGCTGCAGTTGCGGGCCTCCGACACCGCCGGCGGCACGCTCGGCTGGAGCGCCTCCGGCCTGCCGGCCGGACTCTCGATCTCCCAGAGCGGCCTGATCACCGGCACCCCGACCGCCGCCGGCACCTCCAGCGTCACCGTCACCGCCACCGACTCCACCGGCCCGAGCAGCACCGCCACGTTCTCCTGGACCGTCAACCCGGCCGGCGGCGGCGGTTGCACGCCCGCCCAGCTGCTCGGCAACCCCGGCTTCGAGACCGGCTCCGCCGCGCCCTGGAGCAGCACCAGCGGCGTGGTCAACGGCGACCTGAACAGCGAGCCCGCCCACTCCGGCAACTACGACGCCTGGCTGGACGGTTACGGCAGCGCCCACACCGACACCCTCGCCCAGACCGTCACGATCCCCGCCAACTGCACGGCCTCGCTCTCCTTCTGGCTGCACATCGACACCCAGCAGACCGACGGCACCGCCCACGACACCCTCACCCTGCAGGCCGGTTCCACCACCCTGCGGACCTGGTCCAACCTCGACGCGAACACCGGCTACGCCCAGCAGACCCTCGACCTGTCCGCCTACGCCGGGCAGAGCGTCACCCTCACCTTCACCGGCACCCAGGACGGCGCCGCCCAGACCAGCTTCGTCATCGACGACACCGCCCTGAACATCTCCTGA